A portion of the Deltaproteobacteria bacterium genome contains these proteins:
- a CDS encoding metallopeptidase family protein, whose amino-acid sequence MTLAEFEAVVTAAVAELPPPIRAALQNIAIVIEDRSCDDADLLGLYEGTPLPERTSTDLPDMPDKITLFRRNLEAMCSSVADLRAEIRTTLFHEIGHYFGLTEEQLAALGYE is encoded by the coding sequence ATGACCCTTGCGGAATTTGAAGCCGTAGTCACAGCCGCTGTGGCCGAGCTTCCGCCGCCGATCCGCGCAGCGCTTCAGAATATCGCCATCGTGATCGAGGATCGGTCATGCGATGATGCCGACTTGCTGGGTCTCTATGAAGGGACGCCGTTACCGGAGCGAACATCAACGGATCTTCCCGACATGCCCGATAAGATCACGCTGTTTCGGCGCAACTTGGAGGCCATGTGTAGCAGCGTAGCGGACTTGCGTGCCGAAATCCGCACCACGCTCTTCCATGAAATTGGCCACTATTTCGGTCTCACGGAAGAGCAGCTCGCAGCGCTGGGGTACGAGTAA
- a CDS encoding ATP-binding protein — MLHSVYDTLRPYLQRRGLTLQLYLPEEPVVVQCDAERLQQVVINLVENAMKYARDQGTVQLALARHAEHVEFSVTDDGPGIVSEEFATLFEMFQRGRPVDLFNTPGFGVGLAVCRCIVEAHGGEVIPENRPGTGARFTVRLPLQSPSAGANAAPPAQTVAQ; from the coding sequence ATGTTGCACAGTGTTTATGACACTCTGCGACCCTATCTGCAACGGCGTGGCTTGACGTTACAACTCTATCTCCCCGAGGAACCGGTGGTCGTCCAGTGTGATGCGGAGCGACTGCAGCAAGTCGTGATCAATCTCGTCGAGAATGCCATGAAATATGCCCGCGATCAGGGGACGGTGCAGCTTGCGTTAGCGCGCCATGCGGAGCACGTGGAGTTTAGTGTGACCGATGACGGGCCGGGAATCGTGTCCGAAGAATTCGCGACCCTCTTCGAGATGTTTCAACGGGGACGACCGGTTGATCTCTTTAATACGCCGGGGTTTGGCGTGGGCCTTGCCGTCTGTCGATGCATCGTCGAGGCTCATGGGGGTGAGGTCATCCCAGAAAATCGGCCGGGCACCGGGGCGCGGTTTACGGTGCGATTGCCTCTGCAATCGCCCAGCGCGGGCGCCAACGCAGCACCGCCTGCGCAGACCGTCGCGCAGTAA
- a CDS encoding sensor histidine kinase, protein MNEQHGLRQDLTRDRALLRAALEEKELLLREVHHRVKNNLQIISSLLNLPADAADPKLARVLMESQNRIQSIAFVHEQLINAASAGVINLGAYVQKLCAHLMHTYGAAERHIELRISAGQHYVDMDTGVSVSIILNELITNALTHAFPEGRWGTIQVRVEDDAYDYHLTVRDDGVGNDHVADGSATSVGWQLVEALVMQLAGRVERRSYEGTTVLVSVPKQAGRRREAEFATESAA, encoded by the coding sequence ATGAATGAGCAGCACGGATTACGACAAGATCTGACGCGCGATCGAGCGTTGCTCCGCGCTGCGTTGGAGGAAAAGGAACTCTTGCTTCGCGAAGTGCATCATCGGGTGAAAAATAATCTGCAGATCATCAGCAGCCTGCTCAATCTTCCGGCGGATGCGGCCGATCCGAAATTGGCGCGGGTCTTGATGGAGAGCCAAAATCGCATCCAATCGATTGCGTTTGTGCATGAACAATTAATCAATGCCGCCAGTGCGGGCGTGATTAATTTGGGAGCCTATGTGCAAAAACTGTGTGCGCATTTGATGCATACGTATGGCGCGGCGGAACGGCATATTGAGCTGCGAATCAGTGCGGGGCAACACTATGTCGATATGGATACCGGGGTGTCGGTGAGTATTATTCTCAATGAATTGATTACCAATGCCCTGACGCATGCCTTTCCGGAGGGGCGTTGGGGGACGATCCAGGTTCGAGTGGAGGACGATGCGTATGACTATCACCTGACCGTCCGCGACGACGGCGTGGGAAACGACCATGTTGCGGATGGGAGCGCGACATCGGTCGGCTGGCAATTAGTCGAAGCCCTGGTCATGCAGTTGGCCGGGCGTGTGGAACGACGGAGCTACGAGGGGACTACGGTCCTTGTGTCCGTGCCCAAACAAGCGGGGCGACGACGAGAGGCGGAATTCGCAACGGAATCCGCCGCGTAG
- a CDS encoding MASE1 domain-containing protein, translating to MVWQRMKDLALLLAICLVYFAAGKLGLYFAHIHPSATAIWPPTGIALAAVLLKGPRVWPAIFIGALCVNVTTAGTLWTSLGIAIGNTLEALIGAWLVRRYAHAQYAFDHLASTVRFFLFAALLCTMISATRGVLSLILGGVAVWADLGPIWMTWWLGDATGALIVAPFILYWARRPDIRWGRASSLEGAIMFLLLFVVSAYVFGLRIIRPPYVPYLQPYLCMPIFLWALFRFGRRAATLALIAVMLFAVDAATLELGSFQAGDHNASFGGVGHHE from the coding sequence ATGGTTTGGCAGCGGATGAAAGATCTGGCGTTGTTGCTTGCCATTTGCCTGGTCTATTTTGCCGCCGGAAAGCTCGGACTGTATTTTGCCCATATCCATCCCAGCGCCACGGCGATCTGGCCGCCCACCGGCATTGCACTGGCGGCGGTGCTGTTGAAGGGACCGCGGGTGTGGCCGGCCATTTTTATCGGAGCGCTTTGTGTCAATGTGACGACGGCCGGTACGCTCTGGACGTCGCTCGGGATCGCAATCGGGAATACGCTGGAGGCGTTGATCGGCGCGTGGCTGGTCCGTCGCTACGCGCATGCGCAATACGCCTTTGATCATTTGGCCTCGACTGTTCGTTTTTTCCTGTTCGCCGCGCTCCTCTGCACCATGATCAGTGCGACGCGCGGCGTGTTGTCCTTAATCCTCGGCGGTGTGGCGGTGTGGGCCGATTTGGGGCCCATTTGGATGACGTGGTGGTTGGGCGATGCGACCGGTGCGCTGATCGTTGCGCCATTCATTCTTTATTGGGCGCGCCGGCCCGACATCCGCTGGGGTCGTGCCAGTTCGCTGGAGGGGGCGATCATGTTTCTCCTCCTCTTTGTCGTCAGTGCGTATGTGTTTGGCCTGCGGATTATTCGCCCTCCCTATGTACCGTATTTGCAACCGTATCTCTGCATGCCGATTTTTCTCTGGGCGTTGTTTCGTTTCGGGCGCCGCGCCGCCACCCTCGCGTTGATCGCCGTGATGCTTTTTGCAGTCGATGCGGCAACGCTTGAGTTGGGGTCGTTTCAGGCCGGTGACCACAACGCCTCCTTTGGTGGCGTCGGCCATCATGAATGA